Part of the Gammaproteobacteria bacterium genome is shown below.
GCGGTCGGTTTCTTCCTCACCGCCGCGTTCCTCGGGATGATGTACTACTTCATTCCCAAGCAGGCAGGGCGGCCGGTGTACTCCTACCGCCTGTCGGTCGTGCACTTCTGGGCCCTGGTGTCCATCTACATGTGGGCCGGCCCGCACCACCTGATGTACACGGCCCTTCCGAACTGGGCGCAGTCCCTCGGCATGGTGTTCTCGCTGATCCTGCTGGCCCCCTCCTGGGGTGGCATGATCAACGGCATCATGACCCTCTCGGGGGCCTGGTACAAACTGCGCACCGACCCGATCCTGCGCTTCCTGATCGTCTCCCTGTCCTTCTACGGCATGTCGACCTTCGAAGGCCCGATGATGTCGGTGAAGACCGTCAACGCCCTCTCGCACTACACCGACTGGACGATCGGCCACGTGCACTCGGGCGCCCTCGGCTGGGTCAGCCTCGTCACCATCGGCACGTTGTACGCCCTGCTGCCGAAGCTCTTCGGCAAGACCGAGATGTACAGCGTGAAGCTCATCAACACCCACTTCTGGCTCGGCACCATCGGCATCGTGCTCTACGTGGTCTCTCTCTGGGTCGCCGGAATCATGCAGGGCCTGATGTGGCGGGCCATCAACGACGACGGCACGCTCACCTACAGCTTCATCGAGAGCCTGGAGGCCATGTATCCGTTCTGGACCGTCCGCCTGATCGGTGGCGGGCTGTTCATGCTCGGCATGTTCCTGATGGCCTACAACGTCTGGAAGACGGTGGCCGGGGCGCGACCGGTACAGGTCCCGGTCCCGCAGGCGGCGTGACGGAGGAGTCGATCCATGAGCCACGAAACGATTGAGAAGAATGTTGGCTTGATGATGATCCTGATCCTGCTGGTGATCAGCGTCGCCGGCCTGGTTCAGATCGTTCCCTTGTATTTCATCAAACAGACGACCGAGGCCGTCGCCGGGCTGAAGCCGTACACGCCGTTGCAGCTCGAGGGCCGCGACGTCTACATCCGCGAAGGCTGCAACAACTGCCACTCGCAGATGATCCGGCCGTTCCGGGCGGAGACCGAGCGCTACGGGCCCTACTCGGTGGCGGGTGAGTTCGTCTACGACTACCCGTTCCTGTGGGGGTCGCGGCGGACCGGGCCGGAGCTCGCGCGCGTCGGGAACCGCTACGGTGACGAGTGGCACCGCGTGCACTTCAACAATCCCCGGGACGTGGTCCCCGAGTCCAACATGACGGCCTACCCCTGGTTCACGGAGAACAAGCTCGACGGAGCGGGTACCCCGGACAAGCTGAAGGGCTTGAAGCTCCTCGGGGTGCCGTACACGGACGAGGACATCAAGGGGGCGACGGACGCCGTAAAGGGCAAGACCGAAATGGAGGCCCTGATCGCGTACCTGCAGGTGCTTGGCACCTACGTGAAGAAATAGGGCAACCAACATGAACTGGTGGGGCAACCTGTGGGGCGTGTACACACTGATCCTCCTGGCTGTGTTTCTCGGGATCGTGTGGTGGGCCTGGAGCGCAAAGCGCGCCAGGGCATTCCGGGAGGCCGCAGAGCTCCCGCTCACCGAGGACAGGCCGCATAACGAGCAGACCCCCGCCCAGTCGAAGGAGGCGCGTCATGAGTGACGGTTGGAGCTGGTACATCGCAATCATTTCGGTCTTGAACATCCTGGCGATGGCATGGCTGATCTGGTGGAGCGGCAAGGGCAGCAGTCAGCACTACGCCCAGGGTGCGGAGATGAGCCACACCTGGGACGGGGACCTGCGGGAGATGAACAACCCGCTGCCGCGCTGGTGGCTGTGGCTGTTCTACTCCACCATCGTCTTCGCCCTGCTGTATCTGGCCCTCTACCCCGGCCTCGGGAAGGCGCCGGGCCTGCTGAACTGGACCCAGGAGCAGGAGTACGCGGACGAGGTCAAGGCGGCCGACGCGGAGTACGGCCCCATCTTCAAGAAGTACGCCGAGATGGACCTGAAGGCCGTGGCCAGGGACCCGCAGGCCATGAAGATGGGACAGCGCATCTACGCGAGCTACTGCGCCCTCTGCCACGGTGCGGACGCCCGCGGGGCGCGGGGCTTCCCGAACCTGGCCGACCAGGAATGGCTGTGGGGCGGTGACCCGAAGGCCATCAAGGTGAGCGTGGCCGAGGGCCGCATGGGCGTCATGCCCGGCTTCTCCGGTGCCCTGGGCGAGCAGGGGCTCGACGAGATCACCGACTACCTCCTGAAGCTGGCGGGCCGTGAGCACGATGCCAAGCGCGCGGCGGCCGGCGAGGGGCGGTACGCGCTCTGCGCGGGCTGCCACATGCCGGACGGCAAGGGCAACCAGGCCCTTGGTGCGCCGAACCTGACCGACAACATCTGGGTCTACGGCGCCTCGCGCAACTCCATCAAGGAGTCGATCGCCGCCGGCCGGCAGGGCCTCATGCCCGCGCACAACGAGTTCCTGGGCGATGCCAAGAGCCACCTCGTTTCGGCCTACGTCTGGAGCCTGTCGAACCCCGCGAAATAGCCGCGGGCGAAGTCACACGAAATAACGAGACATCGCAGTAAGATGCGCGGGGCGCCGTCCACCGGCGCCCCGCCCCAAGGGGGTGTGACGTGGATAAGGTCATTGAGCTGCTGCTCGGCAGCTGGATCGGGGTTCTCTCGCTCTTCACGATTCTGTTCATGGTCGGGATGGCGATCTTCCTGGTCATCTTCATGCGCAAGCACATGAAGGAGCCGGGTCAGAAGTGACGTCGTGGCGACGTCCCGCTTCCGGCGTGCTCGCTCGCGCGCCGGAAGCACCGGGTGTGTGAAAGAGGGGAAACCCAGTGTCTGAGCAGCCTGCATCGAAGCCGCGCAAGGCGGGTGCGTCCGCGACACCGACGGACGAGGCCCCGAAGTCCCTGTACGCGAAGCGCCAGCAGATCTACCCGCGCGAGGTCCACGGCGTGTTCGCCCGGCTGCGCATCGCCGCGCTGGTGGTGCTGCTCGGCATCTTCTACGTCCTGCCGTGGCTGCAGTGGGGCTCGCGTCAGGCGGTTCTCTTCGACCTCCCGGCGCGCAAGTTCTACCTCTTCGGCGTGGTGATGTGGCCCCAGGATTTCTTCTACCTGGCGCTGCTGATGATCATCGCGGCCTACGCGCTCTTCTTCTTCACCGCCCTCGCCGGGCGCCTGTGGTGCGGGTACGCCTGCCCGCAGACGGTGTGGACCGAGCTCTTCATGTGGGTCGAGCGCAAAGTCGTCGGCGACCGCGCCAAGCAGATGAAGCTCGACAAGATGCCCTGGGGCCGGGAAAAGC
Proteins encoded:
- the ccoN gene encoding cytochrome-c oxidase, cbb3-type subunit I — encoded protein: MSAVATTYNDKVVRQFAIMTVVWGIVGMLVGVIIAAQMIWPQLGEGISWLSFGRLRPLHTNAVIFAFGGSVLFAASYYVVQRTCQVRLFGGPLVPFTFWGWQTVILLAAITLPLGLTSSKEYAELEWPVDVLITLVWVAYAIVFFGTIILRKQKHIYVANWFFGAYIITIAVLHLGNSAELPVSLWKSYSAYPGTIDAMVEWWYGHNAVGFFLTAAFLGMMYYFIPKQAGRPVYSYRLSVVHFWALVSIYMWAGPHHLMYTALPNWAQSLGMVFSLILLAPSWGGMINGIMTLSGAWYKLRTDPILRFLIVSLSFYGMSTFEGPMMSVKTVNALSHYTDWTIGHVHSGALGWVSLVTIGTLYALLPKLFGKTEMYSVKLINTHFWLGTIGIVLYVVSLWVAGIMQGLMWRAINDDGTLTYSFIESLEAMYPFWTVRLIGGGLFMLGMFLMAYNVWKTVAGARPVQVPVPQAA
- the ccoO gene encoding cytochrome-c oxidase, cbb3-type subunit II; the protein is MSHETIEKNVGLMMILILLVISVAGLVQIVPLYFIKQTTEAVAGLKPYTPLQLEGRDVYIREGCNNCHSQMIRPFRAETERYGPYSVAGEFVYDYPFLWGSRRTGPELARVGNRYGDEWHRVHFNNPRDVVPESNMTAYPWFTENKLDGAGTPDKLKGLKLLGVPYTDEDIKGATDAVKGKTEMEALIAYLQVLGTYVKK
- a CDS encoding CcoQ/FixQ family Cbb3-type cytochrome c oxidase assembly chaperone, whose translation is MNWWGNLWGVYTLILLAVFLGIVWWAWSAKRARAFREAAELPLTEDRPHNEQTPAQSKEARHE
- the ccoP gene encoding cytochrome-c oxidase, cbb3-type subunit III, with the protein product MSDGWSWYIAIISVLNILAMAWLIWWSGKGSSQHYAQGAEMSHTWDGDLREMNNPLPRWWLWLFYSTIVFALLYLALYPGLGKAPGLLNWTQEQEYADEVKAADAEYGPIFKKYAEMDLKAVARDPQAMKMGQRIYASYCALCHGADARGARGFPNLADQEWLWGGDPKAIKVSVAEGRMGVMPGFSGALGEQGLDEITDYLLKLAGREHDAKRAAAGEGRYALCAGCHMPDGKGNQALGAPNLTDNIWVYGASRNSIKESIAAGRQGLMPAHNEFLGDAKSHLVSAYVWSLSNPAK
- a CDS encoding DUF3149 domain-containing protein, which translates into the protein MDKVIELLLGSWIGVLSLFTILFMVGMAIFLVIFMRKHMKEPGQK